The following proteins come from a genomic window of Triticum aestivum cultivar Chinese Spring chromosome 6A, IWGSC CS RefSeq v2.1, whole genome shotgun sequence:
- the LOC123132148 gene encoding probable glucomannan 4-beta-mannosyltransferase 4: protein MAPLSAGAAAAAWAAVRARAVAPALTAAVWACLAMSAMLLLEAACMSLVSLVAVRLLRLRPERRFKWEPMTGALEGGEADVEDPAGRREFPMVLVQIPMYNEKEVYKLSIGAVCALTWPPDRIIIQVLDDSTDPIIKELVELECQEWASKKIDIKYEVRNNRKGYKAGALKKGMEHVYAQQCEFVAIFDADFQPESDFLLKTIPFLVHNPKIALVQTRWKFVNYDACLMTRIQKMSLDYHFKVEQESGSFMHAFFGFNGTAGVWRVSAINESGGWKDRTTVEDMDLAVRACLKEWEFLYVGDIRVKSELPSTFKAYRHQQHRWTCGAANLFRKMGWEIVTNKGVSIWKKWHLLYSFLFVRRVIAPILTFLFYCVVIPLSAMVPEVHIPVWGLVYIPTAITIMNAIRNPGSLHLMPFWILFENVMSMHRMRAALTGLLETAHVNDWVVTEKVGDVVKDDFEVPLLEPLKPTECVERIYIPELLLALYLLICASYDYVLGSQTYFMYIYLQALAFIVLGFGFVGMKTPCS from the exons ATGGCGCCGCTCAGCGCCGGCGCGGCCGCGGCGGCGTGGGCGGCCGTGCGGGCGCGCGCGGTCGCCCCGGCGCTGACGGCCGCGGTGTGGGCGTGCCTCGCCATGTCGGCCATGCTCCTCCTCGAGGCCGCCTGCATGAGCCTCGTCAGCCTCGTCGCCGTCCGCCTGCTGCGGCTGCGGCCCGAGCGGAGGTTCAAGTGGGAGCCCATGACCGGGGCCCTGGAGGGGGGCGAGGCCGACGTGGAGGACCCGGCGGGCCGCCGCGAGTTCCCCATGGTGCTCGTGCAGATCCCCATGTACAACGAGAAGGAG GTGTACAAGTTGTCCATTGGAGCTGTTTGTGCTCTCACATGGCCGCCAGACCGTATTATAATCCAAGTCTTGGATGATTCAACTGATCCCATTATTAAA GAACTAGTGGAGCTTGAATGCCAGGAGTGGGCTAGCAAGAAAATTGACATAAAGTATGAAGTTAGAAATAACAGGAAGGGATACAAAGCTGGAGCTttgaagaaaggcatggaacatgtATATGCGCAACAGTGTGAATTCGTTGCTATCTTCGACGCAGATTTCCAACCTGAATCTGACTTCCTTTTAAAAACTATACCATTTCTTGTGCATAACCCGAAGATTGCGCTTGTGCAAACACGCTGGAAGTTTG TTAACTACGATGCTTGCCTGATGACAAGGATACAGAAGATGTCCCTGGACTATCATTTCAAAGTCGAGCAGGAATCAGGCTCATTTATGCATGCTTTCTTTGGTTTCAATG GTACAGCTGGTGTGTGGCGTGTATCTGCTATTAATGAGTCAGGAGGATGGAAAGATCGCACCACTGTGGAGGACATGGACCTGGCTGTACGGGCATGTCTCAAGGAATGGGAATTCTTGTATGTAGGTGATATAAGG GTCAAGAGTGAACTCCCAAGTACCTTCAAGGCCTACCGTCATCAACAGCATAGGTGGACTTGTGGTGCTGCCAATCTCTTCAGAAAAATGGGATGGGAAATTGTGACAAACAAG GGGGTATCAATATGGAAGAAATGGCACCTTTTATACAGCTTTTTGTTTGTACGGAGGGTCATTGCTCCCATCCTCACATTCTTGTTCTACTGCGTTGTCATTCCATTATCTGCCATGGTTCCTGAAGTCCATATTCCTGTGTGGGGGTTGGTCTACATTCCTACTGCCATTACTATCATGAATGCCATCAGGAATCCTGG GTCTCTCCATCTGATGCCATTCTGGATTCTGTTTGAAAATGTAATGTCCATGCACCGTATGCGTGCAGCTCTAACCGGTTTACTTGAGACTGCGCACGTAAATGATTGGGTGGTTACTGAGAAGGTAGGAGATGTGGTGAAGGACGATTTTGAAGTCCCACTCCTTGAACCACTGAAGCCCACTGAATGTGTGGAGAG GATTTACATCCCtgagctcttgctcgcgctctacCTCTTGATATGCGCCTCGTATGACTACGTGCTTGGAAGCCAGACATACTTCATGTACATCTACCTCCAGGCCTTGGCATTCATTGTATTAGGGTTCGGTTTCGTCGGCATGAAAACTCCGTGTTCATAG